In Arthrobacter citreus, a single genomic region encodes these proteins:
- a CDS encoding terminase large subunit, translating to MNLLERITNYAQDIVEGKILACKKHIAACERFLSDVQQIADDEFEFYFDADELFRFYKWSKMFKHSKGVLANQRIELTDFQLFVVANIFCWKHKVTNLRRFRKVYIQLARKNAKSQLLALITSYICFLSEEQEECYIAGWGREQSSLVYNEVLGQIEAVDLLKGKFNNSYGRIKHEKRGSIIKPLSKESRKTGDGTNPSLAVIDEFHAHETPEIYDVLISGMVARKSPLIVIITTAGFNLSSPCYTEYQYVSSILDSESPIKNDQYFVMICELDKDDDIKDERNWIKANPIVATYEEGINFISSELQTALDVPEKMRNFLTKNMNIWVDQKDNGYLDMSKWNLCGKKISLEELSGMKCIVGVDLSAKIDLTSIGFIIVKDGLYYVFSHSFMPEDTLKAKMRSDKVPYDLWVKQGWITTTPGAVVDYAFIRVYIKRMEKEYGINASEICADPWNATQFMQDMESDGYTMVEIRQGIATLGAPTKHFREEVYKGNVIHDNNPVLTWAINNAVTRQDANENIMLDKSKATDRIDPIASVMNAHVRAMLNINFESVYESRGFLVL from the coding sequence ATGAATTTACTTGAGCGTATTACTAATTATGCCCAGGATATTGTTGAAGGTAAGATACTGGCCTGTAAGAAACATATTGCAGCTTGTGAACGCTTTTTGAGTGATGTTCAGCAGATAGCAGATGATGAATTTGAATTCTATTTTGATGCAGATGAATTATTTCGCTTCTATAAATGGTCCAAAATGTTTAAACATTCTAAAGGTGTACTGGCCAATCAAAGAATAGAATTAACTGATTTTCAATTGTTTGTGGTAGCCAACATCTTTTGTTGGAAACATAAAGTAACTAATTTAAGACGATTTAGAAAAGTTTATATTCAGTTGGCAAGGAAAAATGCTAAATCTCAATTATTGGCCTTAATAACTTCTTATATCTGCTTCTTATCAGAAGAACAGGAAGAATGTTATATAGCTGGTTGGGGTAGAGAACAATCAAGCTTGGTTTACAATGAGGTGCTAGGCCAGATAGAAGCAGTCGATTTACTAAAAGGTAAATTCAATAATTCTTATGGCCGAATTAAACATGAAAAGCGTGGTTCGATCATTAAACCATTATCTAAAGAATCTAGAAAAACAGGTGATGGAACTAACCCAAGCTTGGCCGTTATAGATGAATTTCATGCACATGAAACACCTGAAATATACGATGTTCTAATTTCTGGTATGGTGGCTAGAAAATCACCTCTAATAGTTATTATCACTACAGCAGGATTTAATTTAAGTAGTCCTTGTTATACAGAATATCAATACGTTTCATCTATTTTAGATAGCGAATCACCTATAAAAAATGATCAATACTTTGTAATGATTTGTGAGTTAGATAAAGATGACGATATTAAAGACGAAAGAAATTGGATTAAAGCTAATCCTATAGTGGCCACTTATGAAGAAGGTATAAATTTCATTAGCAGCGAACTCCAAACTGCTTTAGATGTCCCAGAAAAAATGCGAAACTTCTTAACTAAGAATATGAACATTTGGGTGGACCAAAAAGACAACGGTTATCTAGATATGAGCAAGTGGAATTTATGCGGTAAAAAGATAAGCCTAGAAGAATTAAGTGGAATGAAATGTATTGTAGGTGTCGATTTATCAGCAAAGATTGACTTAACAAGTATAGGCTTCATTATCGTAAAAGATGGCCTATATTATGTGTTTAGCCATTCTTTCATGCCAGAAGATACACTAAAGGCCAAAATGCGTTCAGATAAAGTACCTTATGATTTATGGGTTAAACAAGGTTGGATTACTACAACTCCAGGTGCAGTAGTAGATTATGCTTTCATTCGTGTATATATAAAGCGAATGGAAAAGGAATATGGTATTAATGCTTCTGAAATTTGCGCCGATCCTTGGAACGCAACTCAATTCATGCAGGATATGGAGTCAGATGGTTATACAATGGTCGAAATTAGACAAGGTATCGCTACACTTGGCGCACCTACTAAACACTTTAGAGAAGAAGTGTACAAAGGTAATGTAATACATGATAACAATCCTGTTTTAACATGGGCCATCAATAATGCAGTTACTCGACAAGATGCAAATGAAAACATCATGTTAGATAAAAGTAAAGCAACTGATCGAATAGATCCAATAGCTTCAGTAATGAACGCTCATGTAAGAGCTATGTTAAATATAAATTTCGAAAGTGTCTATGAAAGTAGAGGCTTTTTAGTTTTGTAA
- a CDS encoding phage terminase small subunit P27 family produces the protein MSGARQPIDLLLIKGNKHLTKKEIEERKATEIKAPSDKVKPPAYLPNDLKREFKKISNELMQIGIMTNLDVDALARFLIARNMYVKISNQLLELDPLEADFDTLITHQDKFFKQSRQSASDLGLTISSRCKLVIPKKEEKEKTEEEELFGDAL, from the coding sequence GTGTCAGGCGCAAGACAACCTATAGACTTACTTTTAATCAAAGGGAACAAGCATTTGACCAAAAAGGAAATCGAGGAACGAAAAGCAACGGAAATAAAAGCTCCTTCGGATAAAGTCAAACCACCAGCTTACCTTCCTAATGATTTAAAAAGGGAATTTAAAAAAATAAGTAACGAGTTAATGCAAATTGGGATTATGACTAATCTTGATGTTGATGCACTAGCTCGTTTTTTAATTGCCAGAAATATGTACGTTAAAATATCTAATCAGTTATTGGAATTAGATCCACTAGAAGCAGATTTTGATACTCTAATTACCCATCAAGATAAATTCTTTAAACAGTCCAGGCAATCAGCTTCTGATTTAGGCCTAACTATTTCTTCGCGTTGTAAGTTAGTAATTCCAAAGAAAGAAGAAAAGGAAAAGACTGAAGAAGAAGAATTGTTTGGTGATGCTTTATGA